The DNA window AGGCGCCGGCGAGCCGCCGCACGCGGTGGAGAGCGCGGCCGACAGCGTCAGTGTCACCAGGTACGCGCGCATGCGGCCGACGCTACCCGCCCCGCGAGGTTGACCCCAATGCATACGCCGACCTGCTATCCCGTGTCGCACGACCGGGTAGTCCTGGCCATGTGATCAGGGGATACGTGGAGCAGCCGAGCCCTCGCGCGGGCGGGACGCAAGGCGCTCTTCGTGGTGCGCCCCTCGGCCCCGTCCGCGCGCATCCTCTACAAGCTGCCGCTGTTCACCTACCACGCCTACAACGTCTCCGGCGGCTGGTGCCCGTACGACCATCCGCGCCCTGGGGAGCTCCCGGGCGACCCGGCTCCGGGGGTGTCGCTGCACCGGCCGGGCGGCGGCACCGGCGCCACCCCGTACGACGTGACGAACGTCGACCCGTACGACCCGACGCCGCGGCAGACGTTCGTCCACTGGGACGGCCGTTTCGTGGCCTGGCTGGCGCGGCGCGACCACCGACTGGCCGCGCGGGCTGGACGGCTCGGCGGCGGTCGCGCGCATCACCGCGAACGTGCTCGACCGCCTCGGCGAGCCGCCGCTCAGCCCACCTTCCTGATCAGGTACGGCGGCATCACCAGCGCGTGCATGCCGGTCGTGCGCAGCGTGTCGATCGAGTGCTCGGGCGTCTCGGTGAGCGGCCTTCCCGGGCCGTTCAGCGAGGTGTTGATCAGCACGGGCAGGCCGGTCCGCTCGTACCAGCGGGTGAGCAGCGCGTGCAGGAACGGCGTGCGCCCCGGCTCCACCGTCTGCAGCCGGGTGGTGCCGTCCACGTGCGTGATCCCGGGCAGCAGCTCGCGGCACTCGGGGCGGACGTCGACGGCGTACTGCATGAACGGCGCGGGCCGGTCCACGTCGAAGAAGCGCTGGGCGTGCTCGGCGAGCACCAGCGGGGCCAGCGGACGGAACCACTCGCGGCCCTTGACCTCGTAGTTGACGTAGTCCTGGATGTCGGGCCTGCGCGGGTCGCCGATGATGCTGCGGTGGCCGAGGGCGCGCGGCCCTGACTCGCTGCGGCCCTGGTGCAGGCCCACGACCCGGCCGTCCTCCAGCAGCGCCACCATCGCGGCTATCAGGTCCTCGGGCTGCTCGGCGACCAGGCCGTCGGGGAGGCTGCCGACGGCCGCCGTGATCTCGCTCTCGTCGGGGTCGGGGCCGAGGAAGTCGTCGTCCCACCGCCACCGGCCGCGGACGCCGAGCACGGCCTCCAGCCCGTACAGCGCGCAGCCGATCGCGGTGCCGCCGTCGTGCGGGCTCGGCGGGACGAAGACCTCGCGGAACGGCCCCCGCCTGATGAGCAGGCCGTTGGCCGAGCAGTTGAGCGCGGTGCCGCCGGCGAAGGCCAGCCGGTCCAGGCCGGTCCTGGCGTGCAGCCACTCCGCGAGGGCGGCCAGGGCGTTCTCGAAGGCGCGCTGGCCGGCGGCGGCGAGGTTCGCCGAGCGGCGGAACGGCTCGCCGCCCGGCTCGTAGAGGAAGTCCTCGCGCCGGGCGAACAGCTCCGTCCACGCGGACGGGATCAGCACCTCGTGCCCGCGCACGTCGAGGCCGGGCAGGCCGAGCGCGTCCGGGTCGCCGTACGGGGCCAGGCCCATGACCTTGCCCTCGTTGCCCTCGCCCTCGGGCCAGAGCGCCTTGGCGAGGAGGGCGTAGAAGCAGCCGAGCCCGGCCGGGTCGGCCCAGTCGCCGTGCCAGAGCTGCTTGGCCAGGCACTCGACGCCGTCGCGGGTGCACCGGTAGAAGGAGGCGACCTCCAGCAGGTCGCCGGAGGCGCCCGGCGGCGGCGTGAACAGCTCGGTGAGGCGCCGGACCGGGCTGCCCTGGTTGTCCACGACCAGGCCCGCCGCCTGCTCGAACGGCGACGGGTGGAAGGCGCTGTAGAGATGGCTCAGGTGGTGCGAGACCTGGACGATCCTGGCGTCCTCCTTGAGGCTCAGGCTCTCGCGCAGCTCCTCGTGGTAGTCCTCCAGGTTCTCGATCTCGGCGTCGGAGGAGTATCCCTCGACCACGAGGTCCACCGGCTCCTTGAGCAGCGGCATCGCGGGCAGGTAGCGGTCGGGCAGGTCGCCGGGCCGGCCCCAGTGGTGCTTGCGCCGGGTGATGCGCTCCTTCTGCAGGCTGTACATGCCCGCGTCGCCGACCGCGACGGCGATGGATCCGTCCTGGGTGCGGTTGATCCCGACGACGATGGGAAAATCGGCCATCTCCGGTGCCTCCTGGTTGTGATCACGCCACCCGTACCCGAGGCCAGGACAAGTGGATCTCCCAGGGGCGTAAGAGACACGTCAGCGTCGGATCTGGGCCTACGCAGGGGACGGCCCGGCGTCTACTCTCGGGGTCGGTACGGAGCCCCGAGTGGATGGAGCGAGGATGCAACGCCGCACCTTCTTACGTACCCTCTCGACCGGCCTCGGCGCCGTGGCCTTCTCCGGCGCGGTGTGGCACGACGCCGCCGCCTCGGTGGCCGCCGTTTCGGCGGGCGCGAGCCCGTACGGGCCCCTCGGCGCGCCCGACGCGAACGGCATGGCGCTGCCCGCCGGGTTCACCGGCCGGATCGTGGCGAGGACCGGCCGCGTCGTCGGCGGGACGCTCTGGCACCCGGCGCCCGACGGCGGCGCCTGCTTCCCCGACGGCGCCGGCTGGATCTACGTCTCCAACTCCGAGGTGCCGCTGGTCGGCGGCGCCTCGGCCATCAAGTTCCGCGCCGACGGCTCGATCGACCGGGCCTACCGCATCCTCAGCGGCACCACGCTCAACTGCGCGGGCGGCGCGACCCCCTGGAACACCTGGCTGTCGTGCGAGGAGGTCTTCCGCGGCCGGGTGTACGAGACCGACCCGTACGGCGTCCGCTCCGCCCAGCCACGTCCCGCCATGGGCCGCTTCAAGCACGAGGCCGCCGCCTGCGACCCCGACCACCGGGTCGTCTACCTCACCGAGGACGAGTCCGACGGCTGCTTCTACCGCTTCACCCCCACCACCTGGGGCGACCTGTCCAGCGGCCGGCTCGACGTGCTCTGCGGCGCGGGCGGCGACGCCGTCGAATGGCGTCCGGTGCCCGATCCCGGGCCCGCCGTGCTGGAGACGCAGACCAGGCACCAGGTCTCCGCCGCCCGCCACTTCAGCGGCGGCGAGGGCTGCCACTACGCGGGCGGGATCTGCTACTTCACGGCCAAGGGCGACCGCAAGGTGTGGGCGTACGACGTGGCCCGCTCGACCGTCAAGGCCGTCTACGACGGCGGCGGGACGCTCGACGGCGTCGACAACATCACCGGCCGGCCCTCCGGCGACCTCTACGTGGCCGAGGACGGCGGCAACATGGAGATCAACATCATCACGCCGGACGGCGTCGTGGCGCCGGTCGTGCGGCTCGACGGGCAGGCCAGGTCGGAGATCACCGGGCCCGCGTTCTCGCCCGACGGCACCCGGCTCTACTTCTCCTCCCAGCGCGGCACCAGCGGCGAGACGGCGGGGACGGGCGGCATCACGTACGAGGTGAGAGGCCCTTTCCGGCGCTGACGGCGCACCCGCGGGAAGGCCCCGCCGGGGACCGGGGCGGGGCCTTCGCGAGCCGCTGCGCGCGGCCTGGTCACTGGCCGGTCAGCTTGAGCCTGACGGTGTAGCTGTACTCGGTCGGGTCGTCCCCCTCGATGATCGTCGTCTCGATCTCGGTCTCGTCCTCGTCGAGGCCCGCGCACACGCTGCCGTGGGCGATCGCCGAGCCGAGGCTGTCGCCCTCGCCGACGGCCGGCGGGGTGACCTCGCGCAGGTTGAAGCTGACGTTCTCGGTGCCGACGAGCAGCGTGGTCGGGTTACCGAAGTCGGCCGGGTCGCCGTCGCCGCCGCTGCGCATGGGGAAGTACTTGTCGCCGAAGCGCGGGAACAGGTTGCCGTCGACGCGGAAGCGGAGCTCGTCCTGGCCGTCCCGTTCGGCCACGTTGTGGGCGTCGATGTCGTACAGGTCGACGCGGCACGATCCCGCCGCGAGGGCCGGTCCCGTGGCCACCAGCACGGGGGCGGCCATGCCGCCGACCAGGGCCAGGGCGGCGATCAGCTGGTGAGAGCGCATGCTGACTTCTCCTTCTTCTCTCCGGGTTGTCCGGGTTGGTGGGCACCAGGGTGGGGAGGCGATCGTGAGCCGACCGTGAGCGCGCAGGTCAGTAACCCAGAACACCGGCCTTCTGCGCCTTTCGGCACAGCCCGGACAGCCCGCCGCCCCTTACCGTGCGGCCATGGGGAACTCGCTGACCCTGCTGCTGCTCGGCACCCCCGAGCTGGCCGTCGGAGGGACACCCGTCGGCATCCGCTCCGCCAAGAGCCGGGCCCTGCTCTGCTACCTCGCCAGCGTGCCCGGCCCCCGTCCGCGCGCCGAGCTGGCCGGGCTGCTCTGGGGCGAACGGCCCGACGCCAACGCCCGGGGCAGCCTGCGGCTGGCGCTCTCCGAGCTGCGCCGCGAGGTCGGCGACTGGCTCGACATCCACCGCGACCAGGTGCGCTTCCTCGCCGAGGACGCCTGCTTCGTCGACTACCGCCAGCTCAGCAGGGAGCCGACCGTGGAGGGCGCGCTGCGGCTGTGGCGCGGCGAGTTCCTGGACGGCGTCTCCTTCTGCGACGCGCCCGCCTTCTCCTGCTGGCTGGAGGCCGAGCGGCGGCGGGTGCGGCTGCTGCTCCGGGAGGCGCTGCTCCGGGCCGGTGACCACGGGTCCGAGCAGGTGACCCGGCTGGCGCGGCTGGTCGCCGAGCTGGACCCGTACGACGAGGAGGCGCACCGGCTGCTGATCGCCCGCCTGGCCGGCGACGGCAACCGGGCGGCGGCGCTGGCCTGCTACGAAGGGCTGCGCCGGCGGCTGCGGGAGGAGCTGGGCGTCGAGCCCGCCCCGGAGACGGCGGCGCTGCGCCGCCGGCTCGCCGCCCCGCCGCGAGGGTCCCACGTCGCCGCGCCGCCCGTGCCCGGCACCGAGCTGATCGGGCGCGAGGCCGACGTCCGGCGGGTGCGGGCGCTGCTCGCCCGCGAACGCCTGGTCACCCTCCTCGGGCCGGGCGGCGTCGGCAAGACCCGCCTCGCCCTCGCCGTCCCCACCCCGTCGGACGAGGTGGTGTTCGTGTCCTTCGTGGGGGTGCGCGGGGAGGCCGCCGTGACGACGCTGGCCCGGCGGCTCGGCGTGGACCTCTCGGCGCCCCGGCCCGCCGCCGAGCTCGTGCTCGCCGCCCTGGCCGGCCGCCGGGCCCTGCTCGTGCTGGACAACCTCGAACACCTGCCGGCCTTCGACCCGTTCATCGCCCGCGTCCTGCGGCACGCCCCCGGGGTGCGGGTGCTGGCCACCACCAGACGCCGGCTCGCCGTGCCCGGCCAGTGCCCCGTACCCGTCGGGGAGCTGCCTGACCCGGCCGCCGAGGAGCTGTTCGCGGCCCGCGCGGTACGGGCGCAGCCGGCGTTCGACGCCGTCGCCGAGGCCGCGCACGTCGCCGCCATCCGCGCCGCGACCGGCGGCCTCCCCCTGGCCATCGAGCTGGCCGCCGGCCTGCTGCGCGCCGTGCCGTGCGCGGACCTCGCCCGGCGGCTCGGCGCGGACCCCGGCCTGCTCGCCGCCGCCGGGCCCGCCGTCCGGCTCCGCCACGCCGGGATGCGGGCGGTGTTCGACACCTCGTGGGAGCTGCTGGACGAGGCGGGGCGGGAGGCGCTGGCGGCGCTGTCGGTGTTCGGCGGCGGGTGCACGCTGGACGCCGCGCTGGAGGTGGCGAGGACCACGCCCGAGGTGCTGGTACGCCTGGTCGACCACAGCATGATCCAGCTCACCCCCACAGGGCGGTACGCCGTCCACCCCCTCATCCAGCAGCTCGCCGGCCTGCGTCTCTCCCCTGAACGCCGCGAGCAGGCGCGCGACCGCCACGCCGCGCACTTCGCCCGCCTGCTCGACCGCCACGCCACGGCGCTCAGGGACGGCGCGGACCGGGAGGCGGTCCGCGTGCTCGCCCCCGAGCTGGACAACCTGCGCCTGGCCTGGCCGGTGTCACGCGGTCCCCGTTTCCTCGACCACTACTGGACGTTGTGCCTGCGGCTGCGGCTGTACGAGGAGTCGGCCGCCGTCGTCCACGACCACCTGGCCCGGACGCCGGAGGCGGCGGCTTCCTTACGGGCCCGCTGGTTGTGGATGGCGGCGCTCAGCGAACATCAGCTCGCGCGGGAGCGGGAGGCGATCCGACTGGCCAGGGCGGCGCTCGACGTCCTGGGCGAGCGCCTGCCGACGTCCCCGGTCTCCGTCGCCGCCGCCCTGAGTGCCGCCGCACTCCGCCAGGCCGCCCACGCCCTCGCCGGCCGCGAGACGGTCGGCCGCGAGACCGGCGAGGGCGGCGGGGGCGAGGCCGCGCAGGCGCTGACGTTGCTGGCCAGGTTCGCCTTCCTCCAGCAGGACCTGCCCACCATGCTGGTCGCGTCCATGCGCCAGCTCAACGCCGCCGTGCGCGCGGCCGACACCGCGCTCCGGGCGGAGGCGTACGCGAACTTCGCCACCATCGCCCGCATCGCCCGCCTCCGCCGGCTGGCCGGCCGCTACGGCGCGCTCGCCGACCGCGCCCTGGCCGCCGTCCGCCGTCCCACGGAGGCCGCGAGCCGGGCCCGCCTGGCCCGCGGCCTCGACCAGCTCCACGCCGGGGCCTTCGAGGAGGCGCGCCGCTCGTTCACCGAGGGCCGCGACCGCACGCTCGACCCCCGTACCGCTGAGAACTGCGCGGGCCTGCTCGCCGAGACCGCCCTGTGGCGGGGCGACTTCGCCGCGGCGGCCGAGCTGTACGCGGCCACGGAGGAGCTGGCCGTCCGCCGGGTCGGCGGGGACGACATCGGCCGCCACTGGTGCCTGACCGGCCGGGCCGAGGCCCTGATCCGCCTCGGCGGCGTGCCGCCTGAGGAGATCGCCGCGCTGCTGGCGGCCGCCCGCGCGTCGGCCGAGCGGCGGCGTACGCATGGGGAGGCGTTCGGACTGCACGACAGCGCCGCCGCCCGCGCCATGCAGCGCCTGCGCCTGATCACCGCCACCGCCCGCCTCGGCCTGCGCCCGGCGCGCGAGACGCTGGAGGAGGCCCTGACCCTGGCGGCCCGCCTGCCCGCCACCCAGCCCGGCATGCTCGAATGCTGGACCGGCCTCGCCGAACTCCTCTGGACCCCTCCACCAACCCGCGCGGACCCGCCTGTCGTCCGCGCGGACCACACGGACCCCGCGCTCGTCCGCCTGGACCCGGCCGTAACCCGCGCGGACCACACGGACCCCGCGCTCGTCCGCCTGGACCCGGCCGGCGCCCGCGCGGACCGGGCCATCGCCCGGGGGCTGCACCGGCATCTGGCCCGTTACCTGGCGCGCAATCCGGGTGCGGCGGCGCGGGTGGGGTGGGCGGACGCGCTCGTGCTCGCCGTCGCCGGCCGCGGCCGGGCGGCCCGGCGCGCGGCCGATCGGGCGGTGGCGGCGGCGGACCGGCTGGCCGTGGCCTACGACCACCGCCGCGCCACCGAAGTGGCCCACCTGGTCCGCCTCGGCCGCCCGGCCGCCCAACAGGCCCGCCCACCCAGCCCACCCAGCCCAGCCCGGCCAGCCCCCTGAGCCCCCGCCACCGTCCGCCTGAGGTGCCGGGCGTGAAAGTTTCACCCTTCTGAATCATGGATGGTGCGGCCCCGTTGACGCGGCCCCACCCGCCCATCAGGATTGGGAGCGCTCCCAATCCCCCCTAAGGACCTCCATGACCCGATGTCGGGCCGCCTTACTGGCCCTCCTCACCATGGTCGCCCTGTCCCCCGCGGCGACCGCTCACGCCGCCGACGAGGGACCCGAGCAGATCGTGAACGGCACCTTCGACTCCGGCACCGCCCCCTGGTGGAGCACTGCCAACGTGACGCCGGCCGTCCAGGACGGCCGCCTGTGCGCCGACATCCCGGGCGGCACCGCCAACCCGTGGGACGTCATCATCGGCCAGAACGACCTCCCGCTGGTCGAGGGCGAGACCTACGCCTTCGGCTTCTTCGCCACCGCCACCCCCGCCAAGGTCGGCCGCGCCCTGATCCAGCTCCCCGTGGACCCGTGGACGCAGTATCTGTCGGCCGCCCCCGAAATGAGCGTCTCGGGCAACGACTACTCCTACACCTTCACCGCCCCCGTGTCGCTGCCGAACGCGCAGGTCGCGTTCCAGCTGGGCGGCAGCGCCGAGCCCTGGAGGTTCTGCATGGACGACGTGTCGCTGAGAGGCGGCGCGGAGCCCGAGGTCTACGAGCCGGACACCGGCCCCCGCGTCCGGGTGAACATGCTCGGCTACCTGCCCTCGGGCCCCAAGAAGGCCACCGTGGTCACCGCCGCCACGGCCGCGCTGGACTGGGAGCTGAAGAACGCCGACAACGAGACCGTCGCCAAGGGCAGGACCACCCCGAGAGGCGTGGACGCCAGCTCCGGCCAGAACGTCCACACGCTCGACTTCAGCTCCTACCGCAGGACCGGCGAGAGCTACACGATCACGGCCGACGGCGAGACCAGCCGCCCGTTCGACATCGCCGCCGACCTCTACGACCAGCTCCCGACCGACGCGCTGAAGTTCTACTACACCCAGCGCAGCGGCATCGAGATCCTCGGCAGCCTGCGCCCCGGCTACGCCCGCCCGGCCGGCCACCTCGGCGTCGCGCCCAACCAGGGCGACGTGAGCGTCCCCTGCCAGCCCGGCGTCTGCGACTACTCGCTCGACGTCCGAGGCGGCTGGTACGACGCAGGCGACCACGGCAAGTACGTCGTCAACGGCGGCATCTCCGTCCACCAGCTCATGTCCGCCTACGAGCGCGACCGGGCGGCCTTCAAGGACGGCCAGCTCGCCATCCCGGAGAGCGGCAACGGCCGCCCCGACATCCTGGACGAGGCCCGCTGGGAGCAGGAGTTCCTGCTGAGCATGCAGGTCCCTGACGGCAAGCCGCTGGCCGGCATGGCCCACCACAAGATCCACGACCGGAACTGGACCGGCCTGCCGCTGCTGCCGCACCTCGACCCGCAGCCGCGCGAGCTGCACCCGCCGTCCACGGCGGCGACGCTGAACCTGGCCGCGACGGCGGCGCAGGCGGCCCGGCTGTTCGCGCCGTACGACGCCGCGTTCGCGGCGCGCAACCTGACGGCGGCCCGCAAGGCGTGGGCGGCGGCCAAGGCCGAGCCCGCCAGGTACGCCGACCCGGCCGACGGCACCGGCGGCGGCGCCTACAACGACGCCGACGTCAGCGACGAGTTCTACTGGGCGGCGGCGGAGCTCTACATCACGACCGGCGAGAAGGAGTTCAAGGACTTCGTCCTGGCCTCGCCGCACCACACCGGCGACGTCTGGCGCGACCGCGGCTTCGACTGGGGCAACACGGCCCAGCTCGGCCGTCTGGAGCTGGCGAC is part of the Nonomuraea coxensis DSM 45129 genome and encodes:
- a CDS encoding carbamoyltransferase family protein, which codes for MADFPIVVGINRTQDGSIAVAVGDAGMYSLQKERITRRKHHWGRPGDLPDRYLPAMPLLKEPVDLVVEGYSSDAEIENLEDYHEELRESLSLKEDARIVQVSHHLSHLYSAFHPSPFEQAAGLVVDNQGSPVRRLTELFTPPPGASGDLLEVASFYRCTRDGVECLAKQLWHGDWADPAGLGCFYALLAKALWPEGEGNEGKVMGLAPYGDPDALGLPGLDVRGHEVLIPSAWTELFARREDFLYEPGGEPFRRSANLAAAGQRAFENALAALAEWLHARTGLDRLAFAGGTALNCSANGLLIRRGPFREVFVPPSPHDGGTAIGCALYGLEAVLGVRGRWRWDDDFLGPDPDESEITAAVGSLPDGLVAEQPEDLIAAMVALLEDGRVVGLHQGRSESGPRALGHRSIIGDPRRPDIQDYVNYEVKGREWFRPLAPLVLAEHAQRFFDVDRPAPFMQYAVDVRPECRELLPGITHVDGTTRLQTVEPGRTPFLHALLTRWYERTGLPVLINTSLNGPGRPLTETPEHSIDTLRTTGMHALVMPPYLIRKVG
- a CDS encoding alkaline phosphatase PhoX, which produces MQRRTFLRTLSTGLGAVAFSGAVWHDAAASVAAVSAGASPYGPLGAPDANGMALPAGFTGRIVARTGRVVGGTLWHPAPDGGACFPDGAGWIYVSNSEVPLVGGASAIKFRADGSIDRAYRILSGTTLNCAGGATPWNTWLSCEEVFRGRVYETDPYGVRSAQPRPAMGRFKHEAAACDPDHRVVYLTEDESDGCFYRFTPTTWGDLSSGRLDVLCGAGGDAVEWRPVPDPGPAVLETQTRHQVSAARHFSGGEGCHYAGGICYFTAKGDRKVWAYDVARSTVKAVYDGGGTLDGVDNITGRPSGDLYVAEDGGNMEINIITPDGVVAPVVRLDGQARSEITGPAFSPDGTRLYFSSQRGTSGETAGTGGITYEVRGPFRR
- a CDS encoding ATP-binding protein produces the protein MGNSLTLLLLGTPELAVGGTPVGIRSAKSRALLCYLASVPGPRPRAELAGLLWGERPDANARGSLRLALSELRREVGDWLDIHRDQVRFLAEDACFVDYRQLSREPTVEGALRLWRGEFLDGVSFCDAPAFSCWLEAERRRVRLLLREALLRAGDHGSEQVTRLARLVAELDPYDEEAHRLLIARLAGDGNRAAALACYEGLRRRLREELGVEPAPETAALRRRLAAPPRGSHVAAPPVPGTELIGREADVRRVRALLARERLVTLLGPGGVGKTRLALAVPTPSDEVVFVSFVGVRGEAAVTTLARRLGVDLSAPRPAAELVLAALAGRRALLVLDNLEHLPAFDPFIARVLRHAPGVRVLATTRRRLAVPGQCPVPVGELPDPAAEELFAARAVRAQPAFDAVAEAAHVAAIRAATGGLPLAIELAAGLLRAVPCADLARRLGADPGLLAAAGPAVRLRHAGMRAVFDTSWELLDEAGREALAALSVFGGGCTLDAALEVARTTPEVLVRLVDHSMIQLTPTGRYAVHPLIQQLAGLRLSPERREQARDRHAAHFARLLDRHATALRDGADREAVRVLAPELDNLRLAWPVSRGPRFLDHYWTLCLRLRLYEESAAVVHDHLARTPEAAASLRARWLWMAALSEHQLAREREAIRLARAALDVLGERLPTSPVSVAAALSAAALRQAAHALAGRETVGRETGEGGGGEAAQALTLLARFAFLQQDLPTMLVASMRQLNAAVRAADTALRAEAYANFATIARIARLRRLAGRYGALADRALAAVRRPTEAASRARLARGLDQLHAGAFEEARRSFTEGRDRTLDPRTAENCAGLLAETALWRGDFAAAAELYAATEELAVRRVGGDDIGRHWCLTGRAEALIRLGGVPPEEIAALLAAARASAERRRTHGEAFGLHDSAAARAMQRLRLITATARLGLRPARETLEEALTLAARLPATQPGMLECWTGLAELLWTPPPTRADPPVVRADHTDPALVRLDPAVTRADHTDPALVRLDPAGARADRAIARGLHRHLARYLARNPGAAARVGWADALVLAVAGRGRAARRAADRAVAAADRLAVAYDHRRATEVAHLVRLGRPAAQQARPPSPPSPARPAP
- a CDS encoding glycoside hydrolase family 9 protein, giving the protein MTRCRAALLALLTMVALSPAATAHAADEGPEQIVNGTFDSGTAPWWSTANVTPAVQDGRLCADIPGGTANPWDVIIGQNDLPLVEGETYAFGFFATATPAKVGRALIQLPVDPWTQYLSAAPEMSVSGNDYSYTFTAPVSLPNAQVAFQLGGSAEPWRFCMDDVSLRGGAEPEVYEPDTGPRVRVNMLGYLPSGPKKATVVTAATAALDWELKNADNETVAKGRTTPRGVDASSGQNVHTLDFSSYRRTGESYTITADGETSRPFDIAADLYDQLPTDALKFYYTQRSGIEILGSLRPGYARPAGHLGVAPNQGDVSVPCQPGVCDYSLDVRGGWYDAGDHGKYVVNGGISVHQLMSAYERDRAAFKDGQLAIPESGNGRPDILDEARWEQEFLLSMQVPDGKPLAGMAHHKIHDRNWTGLPLLPHLDPQPRELHPPSTAATLNLAATAAQAARLFAPYDAAFAARNLTAARKAWAAAKAEPARYADPADGTGGGAYNDADVSDEFYWAAAELYITTGEKEFKDFVLASPHHTGDVWRDRGFDWGNTAQLGRLELATVPNGLPDRARVRQSVVEGAEKYLAIQRAHPYGLPYNPPDYDWGSNNLVLNNLVVVATAYDLTGQEKYRAAVREGMDYILGRNALNQSYVTGYGEVASKNQHSRWYAHQLDPALPNPPRGTLSGGPNSAIQDPIAQRLLQGCKPQFCYIDHIESWSTNELTINWNSPLAWVSSFLADRSERADCRVSYTAHGTWPGGFTAQVVIENTGKHAVDGWTLRWSFLSGQQAGHVWSATLSQSGPVVTAKALSWNGKIKPGQKVTFGFNGTNPSGPNPAPEVFHLNGGRCR